One window of the Corticium candelabrum chromosome 7, ooCorCand1.1, whole genome shotgun sequence genome contains the following:
- the LOC134181709 gene encoding CCN family member 4-like has protein sequence MIMPRAAVKYSVLLVAVAILSVHAQFLVPLNQTTECLKQNGSPRCRPPLKLGDFDPCKELNCTGGVVVDNVKCPCCYRCAKQIDEECSPETENDRHPYNYCDGAGLRCQKFRSQISSIAVGRCVGKIVQPCPHGHVHQKGCLTCTCINGAETCVRTKNITCPKLTCGLRSRYRPVDKCCPVCFETPIFEDIPLPPSVTLLGNLSEFHIKQRTELSVKFLASGLPTVDTLSNLSLYHNGRQLEPSSYLSIENVRIPISVDGSNIRDGYVEITFFLSLVKKSDRGKYTLVAENFQGTANTSFSLQVIKPSLRNCSFETDLCDWRQRGTDVGWLRHREQTVNSAGSGASGKGKVWEKLIQMHNKWGGQGSESTKKDARVDAAL, from the exons ATGATCATGCCTCGTGCTGCTGTCAAGTATTCTGTCTTGCTTGTCGCCGTGGCGATTTTAAGCGTGCATGCGCAATTTCTAGTACCTCTCAATCAGACAACGGAATGTCTGAAACAGAATGGCAGTCCACGATGTCGTCCGCCATTGAAACTAGGCGATTTCGATCCATGTAAAGAATTGAACTGCACCGGTGGCGTGGTGGTGGATAATGTGAAGTGTCCGTGCTGTTATCGGTGTGCCAAGCAGATTGACGAGGAATGCAGCCCGGAGACGGAGAACGACCGTCATCCTTACAACTACTGTGACGGGGCGGGATTGAGGTGTCAGAAATTTAGGTCACAAATAAGCTCAATTGCTGTTGGTCGTTGTGTTG GAAAAATAGTGCAACCATGCCCACACGGTCATGTACATCAGAAAGGATGTCTGACTTGCACTTGCATCAATGGTGCAGAGACATGTGTGAGGACTAAGAACATCACATGTCCGAAACTTACTTGTGGACTTCGATCCAGATATCGACCTGTTGACAAGTGCTGTCCTGTATGTTTTG AGACACCGATATTTGAAGATATTCCTCTGCCACCATCAGTTACTCTTCTAGGAAATTTATCTGAATTTCATATAAAGCAAAGAACCGaactgtctgtcaaatttcttgCCTCTGGTCTTCCAACAGTTGATACGTTATCCAACTTGTCTCTCTACCACAATGGACGTCAACTCGAGCCTTCTAGCTATTTATCAATTGAAAATGTTCGTATTCCTATTTCAGTGGACGGTTCGAACATTAGGGATGGCTATGTTGAAATCACATTTTTTCTAAGCTTGGTGAAGAAGAGTGATCGTGGCAAGTACACATTAGTGGCTGAAAACTTTCAAGGAACAGCTAATACGAGTTTCAGTCTTCAAGTGATCA AGCCTAGTTTGAGAAACTGTTCTTTTGAAACTGATCTTTGTGATTGGAGACAGCGTGGCACTGATGTTGGCTGGTTACGTCATCGTGAACAAACAGTGAACTCTGCAGGATCTGGTGCATCAG GAAAAGGGAAAGTTTG GGAAAAGCTAATTCAAATGCATAACAAATGGGGAGGACAGGGATCTGAGAGTACAAAGAAAGACGCTAGAGTGGATGCGGCTCTATGA
- the LOC134182037 gene encoding uncharacterized protein LOC134182037 → MSCAVVSCGLLLALATLTAHAQLQTPLATTTGCRSPRCPSTKCQEVLNCPGGLVVDNERCPCCHVCGLQLGEECSPETTDNVTAFRYCDAASGFTCKKVSNDDGSGTAVGRCVGTRVQPCVEGRTYEKGCLKCNCTDGSLKCAKNKGITCPALTCGARERYRPVDKCCEVCAEICSCEDPVVPPVVALPGGSSIFHVTFREELRLTFAVENLARDLAQDNMLSNLGIYRNGRELLPTSKYLSIQIIRVALSQSGASFRDDFVEITFVLEAAKKTDSGNYTLAIENRIGTTSTSFILQVIKRRLKNCTFETDLCDWINGGNLNENEVGWLRRRGETPSHSTGPVAGYGGSGYYIYLETSRPAGEGQKAELRSVSIKAESHPTKLSFAYHMFGPNVRSLQVDQFRYDKDNKKVRHTLWTQSGDQGNKWHTASVTIGPIQPYVKSRIAFVATVGNDTLGDIAIDSIVLS, encoded by the exons ATGTCTTGTGCGGTGGTATCATGTGGATTGCTTCTCGCGCTTGCGACGCTTACTGCGCATGCCCAACTTCAGACACCACTTGCCACTACAACGGGATGCCGAAGCCCGCGATGTCCTAGCACCAAGTGTCAAGAAGTTTTGAACTGTCCTGGTGGTCTGGTGGTTGATAACGAGAGATGTCCGTGCTGCCATGTGTGCGGTTTGCAGTTGGGAGAAGAATGCTCGCCAGAGACGACTGACAACGTTACTGCCTTTCGATATTGTGACGCGGCGTCGGGATTTACGTGCAAGAAGGTTTCGAATGACGATGGAAGTGGAACCGCAGTCGGTCGTTGTGTAG gGACACGCGTGCAGCCTTGTGTAGAGGGTCGTACGTATGAGAAAGGATGCTTGAAGTGCAATTGTACGGATGGGTCACTTAAGTGTGCGAAAAACAAGGGCATTACTTGTCCGGCACTTACTTGTGGAGCTAGGGAGAGATATCGACCCGTTGACAAATGCTGTGAAGTATGTGCAG AGATATGCAGTTGTGAAGATCCTGTTGTGCCTCCAGTAGTTGCTTTGCCAGGAGGTTCATCTATATTTCATGTTACATTCAGAGAGGAATTACGTCTCACATTTGCTGTTGAAAACCTTGCTCGAGACCTTGCTCAAGACAATATGCTATCCAACTTGGGTATTTACCGCAATGGACGTGAACTCTTGCCAACATCTAAGTATCTTTCAATACAAATCATCCGGGTTGCTCTTTCACAAAGTGGTGCAAGTTTCCGTGATGATTTTGTCGAAATCACATTTGTTCTGGAGGCAGCAAAGAAGACTGATAGTGGTAACTACACGTTGGCGATCGAAAATCGTATAGGAACAACTAGTACAAGTTTCATTCTCCAAGTGATAA AACGCAGGTTGAAGAATTGTACATTTGAGACTGATCTCTGTGATTGGATTAATGGAGGTAACCTTAATGAAAATGAGGTTGGCTGGTTGCGCCGCAGGGGAGAAACACCATCTCATTCTACTGGACCTGTGGCAGGATATGGAGGATCGG GCTACTATATTTATTTGGAGACTTCCAGGCCCGCTGGTGAAGGACAAAAAGCAGAGTTGCGCAGTGTGTCCATCAAGGCAGAGTCTCATCCCACCAAACTGTCGTTTGCTTACCACATGTTTGGCCCCAATGTTCGCAGCCTCCAAGTAGACCAGTTTCGATATGACAAGGATAACAAAAAGGTACGACATACACTGTGGACTCAGAGTGGTGATCAGGGCAACAAATGGCATACAGCTTCAGTGACGATTGGTCCAATCCAGCCATATGTGAAATCACGAATTGCATTTGTTGCTACCGTCGGTAATGACACGCTGGGAGACATTGCCATTGATTCGATCGTTTTGTCTTAG
- the LOC134182163 gene encoding transmembrane emp24 domain-containing protein 5-like: MSLHILVAFLSTPLFAHLQPDYEDTIEVHGPGTSFSLRLPPGIKECFYQRVEQDQTLDVEFQVTKGGNLDIDYFVRNPRRKIILMKSRIMNSWDSHVGIPVTELGDYEICFSNEFSQVSSKQLFVSIGVASTMEEGAGMELAENEPNEFAKISEALDKIEVALYRAEHTQMLLVAHESRDVYLVESNNVMVPFWTIIESLVIFLATVCQIYFVKQLFITERNMPM, encoded by the exons ATGAGTCTTCACATACTCGTTGCATTCTTGTCAACTCCCTTGTTTGCCCACCTACAACCAGATTACGAGGACACAATAGAAGTTCACGGCCCAGGAACGTCGTTTTCATTGCGTTTACCGCCTGGCATCAAGGAGTGTTTTTATCAACGCGTCGAACAAGACCAGACTCTAGACGTCGAATTCCAAGTAACGAAAGGAGGTAATCTTGACATCGACTATTTTGTTAGAAATCCAAGGAGGAAGATAATATTGATGAAGTCCCGGATTATGAACTCTTGGGATTCGCATGTGGGTATCCCCGTGACTGAGTTGGGCGATTATGAGATTTGCTTCAGCAACGAGTTTAGTCAGGTGTCAAGTAAACAGTTGTTTGTGTCGATTGGTGTGGCATCAACAATGGAGGAAGGGGCTGGTATGGAACTGGCTGAGAACGAACCAAATGAATTTGCTAAAATTTCA GAAGCACTTGACAAGATCGAGGTAGCATTGTACCGTGctgaacacacacagatgttACTCGTTGCTCACGAGAGCAGAGACGTTTATTTGGTAGAGAGTAACAACGTAATGGTTCCATTCTGGACCATCATTGAATCGTTAGTAATTTTTCTAGCGACAGTATGTCAGATCTATTTTGTAAAGCAGCTATTTATTACTGAGAGAAATATGCCTATGTGA